The region CAGTGCCACAACCATACTCAGGGCCCCCTTCTCTCTTGGGAAAGCTCCAGCCCTGAATGGCCTGGAGATCCCTTTAGCACCAACCCTGGCGTGGCTGGCTCCCACTGCCCTGGCTTTTCTGAAGCATTTTGTTCTCTTAGAGCATGCTCAGCATCCTATTGTGTACATGAGACATCTGGGCCATGTTCCAGCTGGCCCCAGCAACATTGCCCCTACCCAGATCCTGccagcctgctctctctctctctctctctctctctctctctctctctctctccctctctctctctctctctcctgttacTACCACCCTGGATCTATTTGGCTCCCCCCGTTGGCTTCTTGCACCTTGTCTTGTCCTTTCTTGTGTGTCCTAAGGCTTAGGAAGCTGGTCCTGTTCTGCAGTTACCCGTGGACAGAATCCAAATGGGGCTTTAGAGGCTGCAGACCTCAAGGGTGTGACCCAGGCTGCTCCATAGCCCTGCAGTCCTGTGACGAGGCTTCTATTCTCCTTAGCTCACTGTTCATGTCCTTCCTCCTTGTCGCCTCTCTCATGCTTCAGGGGCCCCATAAGCTTACCATTCTCATCAAGGTCTTCTTGTCCCCAGGCTCAGTCAGGAGCCCAGGTCATGGCTTCTCTACTCAAGATGCTCCACTGTGACTATCTGACCCCGTTGCATTCATCTCTGTTTGTGTGGAGTTGCACTGAACCTCAGTTAGGTGGCTCAGCATCACTTGGCCTGGCTTATAGTCCATTTGCCGGAGCCCTCCATGGTGACTAGCAAAGGCAGGGCTCAGAGAAACCTGTTAGAAAGATGTTTGGATAGTGACTGAACATGTAGGCAGTGATGGACAGCAAAGCTCTGATTGGCTTGGCTAAAATACCAGACACATAGAGGACTAAGAGCTGAATCTGACCCTGGACCCTGAACGTGCACCTGGTAACCTGGCTACTGGGCTTTCTTCCCCTCCATCCACAGCCTGAGGCACGTGACGAATACAGGCTACCTGGTCACAGAGCGTAAGAAATGTTTGAGATGTCCGGTGTTCACTGGGCAGTGTAACTGTGTTTTGCTGTGCATTTGTGCTTGTTCACTGGACAGTGTGACTGACTGTATCATAGTCATTTGTGCTTGGCATGCACACTCCTGTGTGCACCTGAGAGTGCCCTCATCTGGGCATATCCACGTCATTATGCACAATGGCTCTAAAGGGGGCTCTTCCATCCTTCATCCCCAGGTCTTTTTCCTGGTCTGAGGACATGGCTGGTGCTCAGGTCACCTTGTCTATGGGGTGCCTCATTGTCACACCTGTGTCCTATGTATGCTAGATCTGAGTCTCATCCTGGAGACATTCAAGTGAAGGTGAGGAGGGGCAGGGTTAGCCAGTGGGCAGGCACGAGCTGGCTTCCTGTGTGCCAGGATATCACAGACTAGATGGGTAGGCCTGGCCCGGTGTCACCCTGAGACCAGGCTTCTCCTGCTTACACAGGTAGGCCTTCTTCACCCCAATACCACAAGGTGACTTCTGTGTGGATTATGGTGACAGAgcccttccctgtctctcctttGCTGAGTGGGCCACTGAGCTGCATGCACTGAGTGACATGCAGCACTTTGGAGGATAGCTCAAGAGTGTGGATTTCCCCAGAATGACAGCAGTCACACGGCCACCCTTCCCAGAATGGCTCGGTGGTACTCTCCATCACAATCGAACTGACATCCAGATGTCCAGACAGACTGGGGGAAAGCACTGAGGCAGCAGAGAAGCTGCTATCGAGAATCCTTAGGTCCATGAAGCCAGGGCCCAGCGAGGAGGGGCAGAGCAGGATGGTTTAGTGGAGTCAGGCAAGTGCATCTGAAGTTGGGGAATGATTTCTGCCAAAGCAGACTGGACACCAGGATGTGTTCAGGGACATTTTATCTCAAGGGGATAAATGTCCATTGCTGCATGGAGAATGACTAGAGATGAGTCTTGGGGCTGTGGAGGTGTCAGCAAGGGCACATGAGCCCATCCGTCCCTGCTCTGcaatcactgtgtgtgtgtgtgtgtgtgtgtgtgtgtgtgtgtgtgtgtgtacggtgGCCTGGTGCCCCTGTGAATCTCTCTGTGTGACCCCGCAGGTATCATGCTGGGCCGCATGGGTGACAGCGGGACGCCCCTGGTCAGCTTCTGTCAGTGCCTTAATGAGTCTGTCATGAAGATCGTGGCAGTGGCGGGGTGGTAAGTCTCCTCCAAGGAGAGCCCTCCTTCCCCTACTCCTCCTGCCCTGGACACATCACTGAACTGACCTCAGTGCATTCTTAGGAGCTCAACAAACTGTATAGGAGGCTCAGCCTAGATCTGGGCCACCAGGGCTAGCTGACTGCACAGGGCTCCCAGTCCAATCCAGCCTCGTCTTCTGCTgtcttggcctcagtttccccatgttgTGACACCTGCTTAGCTCGGCTCTGGAGGAAAGCACATAGCAGAAGTGAGAATCAGTAACCACTCCTGGTTCAGAGTTCAGACCTTATGTGCCTGATAGTCAGAGGAGTGTGCAGAGGACTGACCGTGGTCaccttggaggtgtggccttgctgagcTAAAATGGGGCTTCTTCAAGGACATGGCAGGCTATCTAGAGCCAGGGCAACTGAGGGACCTGGCTCTCAGCTGGGCACCTCAGTCTCACCCAGTCCTCCTGAGCCACTAGGAGCTTGAGATGAGATCACACTTTGACAAGGTGCCAGGTGGGAGGGGATCCTGAACTGAACCTGAGACCACTCTGCCACCCCAGGTATTTTCCCTTTGGCATTGTCTTCCTGATCGCTGGCAAGATCTTGGAGATGGATGACCCCAAGGCAGTGGGGAAAAAGCTGGGCTTCTACGCCGTGACCGTGGTTTGCGGGCTGGTGGTCCACGGTCTCCTCATCCTGCCCCTACTGTACTTCCTCATCACCAAGAAGAACCCCATTGTCTTCATCCGAGGTGTCCTCCAGGCTCTGCTCATTGCATTGGCCACCTCCTCCAGGTAGCCCCAGATGAAGAGCTGAGAGGGTTAGGGTAGGCAGAACAGAACTCTGTCCAGCTGTCCAGCTGTCATTCACCTACAGCCACAGAACCACTGAGAGTGCTAACGTGGCTCCTCAGACAGATCCCAGAGGAGGTGATATGACCACATGGGAGCTTAATGCCCAaggctctgcctgcctcagtcaTTCTTGAGGCCTCCCTTTGCCCGTGGTCCCCCATGCCTCAGTCTTCATGGGGGCCTGTCCTTACTCCACGGGCAGAGAGGGTGTATCGCTTTCACAGCCCCATGTGTTCCTGTTAGGGCAGATCTTGTGACATCGGAGGGGTTCTATCTGTCTACTCCAGATGGATTGTCAAGGCTGGATAACCTGTTTCAACCTTGCCAGCCTTTctagacagccaaggctgcagtcCTGGTTCTGTTAAGCACCCCAGTGTGATGGCAGACTGTCTCTTAGCTTTCCCAGGGCTCAGTGCCCCCATACCTGGACTGGAATAATTTGTACCTACACAGGATTGCTTTCCGAGGCTGAGATAATGCTCTGGGGTGAGAAAGTGAGTAGAACTAGTGAAACCCATGCCCAGCCTTGGGGACTACCCACCACAGCTGAGGGCCTGGGATAgttagaagagggagggagggagggagggagggagggagggagggaaggagtggatGGAGTCGTCACCCATGATCATCTTGCCCTATGAGAGCAAGTGTCCAAGCTCCCTGTAGGCAGAATTGTAGGGTTTGGAGCCCACCTTTCTGGGCCAAAGGTCTGGTGTTTCTTGCAGCCCTCGCCTTTCTTGCCTGGGTCTCAGTCTCTGGGACTGTGTTGTGTTTTACCCCTGTCAGATgtacccccacccctgcagcaAAAGCCTCTTCCCATAGACTTAACACGAGTACTTCTCTTCTCTGAGTACAGCATGGCTTGATCTTGCAATCACGCTGTGACCTGGGAGTTatgggcaacagaaaccaaggtgcCCATGCTACAGGGCTTGCTGAGGCCCCATGGGAAACCAAGGCCCAGGCACTCTGCTGTAGTCTCTGGGAATCACTGCTGCAGATACTCTAGGCCCACAGTATAGTAGTGTACCACTGAAGCTTTCCTCCCCATTGCCTTCCTGGGCACTCTTCTCGGGGTCGTTCCTACCAGCCCAAGCTGACCCACACATATGCCACACATTTCTGTCAGGGCATCCATCAGCTGGCTCTCCCGTAGTGGCTCACTTCCAAGGCCCAGACCATCCTGGAGGAGGGTGGTGGGCAGAcacctgcccctctgcccctagCTCAGCCACACTGCCCATCACCTTCAAGTGCCTGCTGGAGAACAACCATATCGACCGCCGCATCGCTCGCTTTGTGCTGCCTGTGGGCGCCACCATCAACATGGATGGCACTGCACTCTACGAGGCCGTGGCTGCCATCTTTATCGCCCAGGTCAACAACTATGAGCTAGACTTTGGACAGATCATCACTATCAGGTGTGTCCTAATGCCACATGCTAGAGGGCCCCTGGGTCAGGAAGGACACGGGTACAGGTCAGCCACAGGCAGGGCCAATGCTGGGGCTAGGGTAAGCCTGATCAGGGTGAGCAGAGTCAAGAGCCAGGCCTGATGACCAGTGAGGCTGGTGTCGTGCACAGGCTGTTGTAATGGGACAGAGCCTAAGGTCCCTATAGGCCAGTCTCTGCATGCAAGGACAGGCCCTGCATGTAGTGACTAGGGTGGAACTGTGCTGGAAGACCACCAGAATCACCAAATGTCTCTGTTCCACAGAGGCAAATTTCCAACTTCTTGCAGTTCTCTCATGGATGGGAATGGGGGACCCATAGGTCCAAAGGACTATGAGCAGGGACCTGCTTCTCTGAGAACCCCACAATGGGATATCACGACAGAGCCCCCACACCCTTGGCTGGCCCCAGCCTCTAGCATCCTGGTCTCCTTGGAGCCAGGGCTGTGGCGGGTATCCCTGTCACATCCTTCTCCCTCTGCAGCATCACGGCCACGGCAGCCAGCATTGGGGCAGCTGGCATCCCCCAGGCGGGGCTCGTCACCATGGTCATCGTGCTCACCTCTGTGGGACTGCCGACCGACGACATCAACCTCATCATAGCTGTAGACTGGGCACTGTGAGTTCTCTGTTCAGGTCCCCACCCAGCCTCACCCTTTGCTGAGGGCAGCAGGGTGGGGGATTGTTATGTATGGTATGCTAGGGTACCCCAATAATCTGCGCCAGCTGTGCGACTGGTGTCCCAGAATTCAAAAGTGAAGATGGAGCCTTCTTGAGGTTGTAGATAGTGACCCCAAGTCTGGCCCTTCTAAACACAGGGCCTGTGGTATGAAGGGGGTTCCTCAGTTGCTTCAGCCCCACTGTGGGTGCACTAGGTGCCTCCCTGCCTGCGGTCGCGGTCactgtctgtgcctctgtgcaGTGGCCTCACGCTTGCCAGTTGAGTGTGGCTCTCTACCAGTTCCCTATTGAAGTTGCTGCAGCTCACTGTCCACCTTGGCTTGCCAGGGATCGCTTCCGAACCATGATTAATGTGCTGGGTGATGCACTGGCGGCAGGGATCATGGCCCACATCTGCCGGAAGGATTTTGCTCAGGACATGGGCACTGAGGTGAGAGTGGTTTCCTTCCAGGAATCCTCTAagacagtgcttctcaacctgtgagtgGCAACCCCTTTGAGGGCTAATGGCCTTTTCATAGGGGTCACACATCAGGTATCTTGCATGTCATGTATTTATATCATcgtttataacagtagcaaaattacagttatgaagtaacagtgaaaatgctatggttgggggtcaccacaacacgagggaCTGTATTTAGAGGactgcagcgttaggaaggttgaggaccacgaCTGTAGAGGATGGAGCCAGGTGGGGCTGCAGAGGTCCAGATGTTCAACCCACCCACCAGAAAGCCTTCAGTCGGTCGCATCCTCCACAGCTCTGGGCTCTTTGCCCCAGCAGGTGACTGGCTTCTTTAACACCTATTCATGGAAGACCCACCTGCAGGGCACCCCGATCTAGCCAGTGAAACAGTGAGAAGACATCTTCCCTCTGAGAAACCCAGTCCCTAGGGTAAGCTGTTTGTGGCACAGCAGGGAGCAGTGTGGTAATCAGGATTGCTTGTATGTATAGGTGTCTGTACCCTCTTCACAGCAAGGAAGCTGGGGTTCAGGTAGGGAAGCTACTGTTTTCCACAATGGACTCTGTAAGGCAAGGCCTTCATCTACCAAAATAAGCAGCAGGAGACAAGGCAGCCTGCAAACTGGCGCCTAGAGAGCCCTGTAACCTGCCAAGGCTACCCAGCTGTGTTTATAGGAACATCTCTTTCTGCGGCTCCCAGCACCATTACCTACCTCAGTCCCCCCCTGTTTAATGAGGCcctgtttcctctccagaaaTTGCTACCCTGTGAGACCAAGCCAGTGACACTGCAGGAAATCGTGGCTGCCCAGCAGAATGGCTGTGTGAAGAGTGTGGCTGAGGCCTCAGAGCTAACCCTGGGTCCCACGTGCCCCCACCACATCCCGGTCCAGGTAGAGCAGGATGAGGATCCAGCCGCTGCCAGCCTAGACCACTGTACTATTGAGATCAGTGAGCTAGAGACCAACGTGTGAACCTGCAGGGCCGCAGCAGAGCCAAGCCAGACCCTGGGGTTTGGGCTAAGGGGTAGGAGCTAAACTCAAAACACACCTGACACAGGCTGGCACATTCCACCCTGACAGGCTAGTCAGTCActgatgagaaagagagacaacCATGTGCAGAGACCCATCAGCAACTATGGCTCTTGTGGTCCAGGACCTAGCTGTGACAGTTTCTACTACATGAGCACACAAAGGCACCTGGTAGGGGTCTTTGTCTATACTTTGTGGAAAAATAGTTTGGGAGTCCGAGAGCTAAAACCACTCCCTGAAAGAACAGTCATAGCCAGGATGCTAATTCAAGTCTTTGGAGTCTCCGCCACTCTGTTCTAATAAACAAGGCAGCCTGCAGGGAACAGTGAAAGAGGCTCTGCCTTCTCCAGGTCCCCACGGCCACAACAGCTTCCAACTCATGAAGATAGAACAACAGTGTCCCTGTTGCTGCCCCAGCTGTGTCCAGGCCAGGTcaaccctgccccaccccacaacatgtgtgttgatttttttaaagatttatttatttattttatgtatgtgagtacactgtagctgtcttcagacacaccagaagagggggtcagattccattacagatggtttgtgagccaccatgtggttgctgggatttgaactcaggacctctggaagagcagtcagtgctcttaaccactaagccacagCATGTGGTTTTAACTCAGTAAAGTCTGGTCCATCCCAGGTCTGAGACCTTCTGCCTTTACACGTTACAAGCCTGTCCGTTTCTGTCCACCAGACCTCTCATCTAATATGGAGACTGATGTCCACTAGGGCTGGGAATCCCAGGGGGTACAGCCCAGTCAGCCTTCCATGAGATGGGTGGGCAAGGTCGGCCATAAAGAGAAAGACCCAGCTTGGGATGCTCTGGCCAAGGGACTAGCAGTACCTTGGGGTCAGAACTCTTTGTGTGGCAAAATGGAACAAGAGTCCCTAGTCCCTTCCATGTTTGCGATAATGTGATAAATAAAagtctgggttttttttcaagacttatGGATGTGACAGACTATGTGTTTTGCtttgtgctttgagacagggtaagGTAAGGCAGGGCTTACCTTGCTCAAAAATCAGCTTGGTCTGGGCCCTGGCCCTGAAATCAAAccttagaaaaggaagaaatctcaATGGAAGGAAGCTGCCCTTGGTTAACGGTTTGCCTTGGAAAAGGGCCTGGCCCAAAAAGCCTAAGGGACAGAGATCATACAGTCTGTTCTAggtggggttggaggtgggggtgggggtagggtaggggCATAACTCTGTGGTCTGGAGGGGTTGTATACCAGGCCCATGAGCACCTGAGACCCAGGGAAGAGACAGGCTCCCCCAAGAGCTCACACCCTCACTTTTAAACCATATCTACCTTCCTCCCTCGAGTATAAAGACCCCAGGAAGGGCCTCAGCTCTAGGACACCGCCCCCCTCCATGCTACCACTCTCTATGGTTCTATTATGGGTCCACATGGCTATCCTTCGTCAGTTGATTGCTGACCATCTGGGAAAGCTCAAATGTCCCACCAGTTACTTTCTCCTTCATGTGAATGGGCTTTAATTGACCTTCCCTGAGTCTCTCCTTAAGACCCCTAAGGAATCGAGTTGTCTCTCCCTGCTAGCCACAGGCAGGATTCTATAGTTTGGTGAACTTGACAGATGCCCACACATCTCTGGGGCAGAGAGATCCCTCGGCCATTTAGATCCACATCACTGCTAGGTTCAACTTCCCTGCAGCTTTCAGTCCaaccccagctctctctctctcactggggTGGCATAGTGGCTGTGCCCCTCACCTCGTCCCTGGGAATACCTAAAAAGACCTTGTCCCCAAATCAGCTCTGTAGGAGCACTCAGACCCACTTTCTGCCACCTCTCTGCTTGGACAGCACAAACCACCCAGTAACATTATTAACAGTAACTCCATGCAAAGGTGACTTTCCAGGTGGGTTCTAAACAGCCCAGGGCCCATGGGTCATCTGTTTGGAGGTTCAGCTGGGGGGAGGTGGGTCACAGGGGGAATGTGCAGGCCTGCATAGCAGTCCAACATTAAAGGCGGATATCCTCCCAGAAAGTATATGTACGCACCAGGCCTTCCTGCCTTGCTACtatgccccacccctcctctgtCTACGCCACTCCTGTGGAGCCCCTCAGTCCTGGTGCTGGCCCTCCTTCCTCTGGccaggggtgctgcttgctggatcTTGCCCACCCTGAGCAGATGCCAGCCCATTGCCTGGagggaagcacacacagacacagcatgGTTGCAAGGGCAGGGATAATACTTTATATTAGTTTTtctgtaacaggaaaaaaaatcagctttgagatttttatcttcatatattttttttcttcttaaacaaaaccaaaggtaCCCAGAACTTCCCTGCAGAACTGAAGACCAACGCAGCTGCcgccaccccactcccaccccacccccaccccacccccaccacgcACTGCTGCCTCTTTCTCCAAGCCTTCTTGAGGCTGTTCTCTGAAAGTGCCTGTGACCTGCCAGGGCACAACAAAAAGGGACTCCCAGCAGTAGGAGTGCCCAGCACCTGGGGGGAGGAGGTGAGGCTGTGGTCGAAGGCAGAAGGTTCAAGTCCCCATAGGGAAggcacaaaacaaaagccagcttTTGTGAAAAGCACCCAGCCACAGAGCAAGGAGACAACCCTGCGTCTCCAAGGGAGGGACCAGAGGACAAGGCACATGGCCAACTGTTTCCGACCAGAGCTGGCTGGAAGCAAGAGCTTTTGGTAGCATAAGTCACTCTGTGTAAGTGAATAGGGGAGAGGGTAGCTGCCTGAGTCTACCAGGCCAGTGTGGACTCAgaggtgagggtgtgtgtgtgtgtgtgtgtgtgtgtgtgtgtgtgtgtgtgtgagtgtcagtGTGAGATTGTGCAGAGAGCCAGTTTGGAAGGTCATATGCAGCTGGCTATCTACGTGGCCAAACTGGGGGCGTGGTGGTGAAGTGGTATCTGCACGTGTCTGACTGTGTGACACATTGCTGGAAGGGGTGGGACACGAGACTGTGTTCAGCCCGTGTGACTTTCGGGTGCCTCTTGGGCTCAGCGTTGGGTGTGTCAGAAGGGGGCGCTCATGGGGCACAGGCCTGGGCTGCAGAAAGGAGTCCGGTAGTCCATCGTCCTGTGGAACACGTTGGAGAGTCAGGACTAGCTACAACCAGCCGTGGGTGAAGTGGATCAAAGTAAGGGGGTGTCGGAAGCCAGGCTGCTGTGAGTGGGAAGAAGGAGGAGCCCCTGGGAGTGTAGAACCAGGAGGTTCCCAGCCCTGaatccagagctccctggggctTCTTCCAGCAGTCCATTCAGTTGACTTAACCATGGCCAACATTCCACAAAGCGGGAAGCTTCTCCCTCACCCCAGAACTCCACAGTCCTTTTCATGAGAACCAGCAGTCCTCATGAGATAGCAATCACCCTTTCCTGCCGACCCCTGGCTTTTAAGGACTGTGCCTCAGGACAGAGACTCTACCTCGATGGCTGGCCCTGGGAGTCAGGTTTGCCCCTCCAGGCTCACAGCCCTGTCACAAATCCTGCTCTCATGAGTGGACACCCTGTCTCCATCATCCGTCCACATAGCTGTCACTATATATCAACAACCCCCCACTACCAGCTCCTCTCTGTTCCATGTTCTACTTCAAGTCAACATCCTCACTGTGGCCATGGCCACACCCTGGCCTCATAGTTCCCAGCACATTCCCTGAAGTCCTACCTAACCTTAGCCCTTCTGACCACTGCTCTCTGCCTGGACACTTGCTATCACCTCCCAGGTTTCAGCTTCCTCCCCATGCCTCTGCTACTAATACGTCCATCTGCCCCTCCTCCTTACTAAGCCTAGTGCCACAACCTGAACAAAAAGCCAGCCATAATGAATCCAATTCTCCAATTCTATGCCTAACTTCTCCCACCGCATGGATAGAAAGCCAAGGTCCTCGGGCTGATGGGATTTGGGACCCAGCCATCAAGCCTGCCTGTGACGGCAGCCACTCAGTTCTCTGGCCCTCCTTCCACACTGGGACAGTTACTAACCTCCTGCAATCCTTCCAGCTGCCCTCATACCCACGCTCCTCAATGCACTACCCTCCCTCCACAGCATATCCCATAAGCATCCTTGCCACCAGTGCCAAAAGGAGTGCCAAACAGTTTTACCTGAGTTTTACATGGCCTCCCCTTGTCTACTGCCACCCCAGAACAAATGCACTCCCTGCCTTCCCAGTCATcctctccacctccacctctccCTCAGTTGCTCCCTATGACATCACAAGCATTCCATGTAGACACATTCAGTTATGGACAGCAGTGCCCACCTCGCTCGGACTCTTGAGTACTGAAACAGTTTTAGTCCCCCACCCCCTACTTCTAGAGAAGTCCATGAAtgtattaagtgtgtgtgtgagtgtggtcaTATGTAAGCCTGTGTGAATGGGTACCCAGACACGCCTCCACGCATATATCCataggcacatgt is a window of Mus caroli chromosome 4, CAROLI_EIJ_v1.1, whole genome shotgun sequence DNA encoding:
- the Slc1a7 gene encoding excitatory amino acid transporter 5 isoform X1; this encodes MEWCQQAGLSMVLDAVLARGRAVCKHNGLLILSVLSVIVGCLLGFFLRTQRLSPQEISYFQFPGELLMRMLKMLILPLVVSSLMSGLASLDAKTSSRLGILTVAYYLWTTFLAVVVGIIMVSIIHPGGAAQKETTEQSGKPVMSSADALLDLVRNMFPANLVEATFKQYRTKTTPVIKSPRGAAEEVPPRRIVIYGVQEDNGSRVQNFALDLTPPPEIVYKSEPGTSDGMNVLGIVIFSATMGIMLGRMGDSGTPLVSFCQCLNESVMKIVAVAGWYFPFGIVFLIAGKILEMDDPKAVGKKLGFYAVTVVCGLVVHGLLILPLLYFLITKKNPIVFIRGVLQALLIALATSSSSATLPITFKCLLENNHIDRRIARFVLPVGATINMDGTALYEAVAAIFIAQVNNYELDFGQIITISITATAASIGAAGIPQAGLVTMVIVLTSVGLPTDDINLIIAVDWALDRFRTMINVLGDALAAGIMAHICRKDFAQDMGTEKLLPCETKPVTLQEIVAAQQNGCVKSVAEASELTLGPTCPHHIPVQVEQDEDPAAASLDHCTIEISELETNV
- the Slc1a7 gene encoding excitatory amino acid transporter 5 isoform X2 codes for the protein MEWCQQAGLSMVLDAVLARGRAVCKHNGLLILSVLSVIVGCLLGFFLRTQRLSPQEISYFQFPGELLMRMLKMLILPLVVSRNMFPANLVEATFKQYRTKTTPVIKSPRGAAEEVPPRRIVIYGVQEDNGSRVQNFALDLTPPPEIVYKSEPGTSDGMNVLGIVIFSATMGIMLGRMGDSGTPLVSFCQCLNESVMKIVAVAGWYFPFGIVFLIAGKILEMDDPKAVGKKLGFYAVTVVCGLVVHGLLILPLLYFLITKKNPIVFIRGVLQALLIALATSSSSATLPITFKCLLENNHIDRRIARFVLPVGATINMDGTALYEAVAAIFIAQVNNYELDFGQIITISITATAASIGAAGIPQAGLVTMVIVLTSVGLPTDDINLIIAVDWALDRFRTMINVLGDALAAGIMAHICRKDFAQDMGTEKLLPCETKPVTLQEIVAAQQNGCVKSVAEASELTLGPTCPHHIPVQVEQDEDPAAASLDHCTIEISELETNV